In a single window of the Tellurirhabdus bombi genome:
- a CDS encoding ferredoxin--NADP reductase has translation MNEELIDLHVSEIITETADTKTIVLRSADQQPVPYRAGQFLTFILPLFGHDVRRSYSISSTPEVASNQLSVTIKRVVNGEVSRYLLHHLKVGDTLTSLPPAGRFTLDTNPENRRDIVLIGAGSGITPLFSLLNQALREEPLSHVTLLYSNTHERSIIFRKKLDALQEQFPERFKLIHLLSHPSDDWTGRRGRLNNILLETLLPTLLTHDRQRALFYICGPFDFMRMVQFTLIFSGIKPHQIRKENFVIDPITLTPPPELSRDHRILLKFRGTEYDIDVPAYKSILQAAIDHGIPLPYSCRGGRCSACMARCQSGSVYMTINDVLTEHDLAQGWILTCTGYPESEGLILDV, from the coding sequence ATGAATGAGGAATTGATCGACCTTCATGTATCCGAAATAATTACTGAAACGGCTGACACAAAGACCATTGTTTTGCGTTCTGCTGATCAGCAGCCAGTTCCGTACCGCGCGGGGCAGTTCCTGACTTTCATTCTGCCCCTGTTTGGCCACGATGTTCGCCGCTCGTACTCCATCAGTTCTACGCCTGAGGTAGCTTCTAATCAGCTCAGCGTGACCATCAAACGCGTTGTTAATGGTGAAGTTTCCCGTTATTTGCTGCATCACCTGAAAGTAGGCGATACACTGACTAGCCTGCCTCCCGCCGGGCGGTTCACCCTTGATACAAACCCCGAAAACAGGCGAGATATTGTGCTGATCGGGGCCGGAAGTGGAATAACCCCTTTGTTTTCTTTATTAAATCAGGCTTTACGGGAAGAGCCACTTAGTCATGTGACCCTTCTTTATAGCAATACCCATGAACGAAGCATTATTTTTCGGAAGAAGTTGGATGCGCTACAGGAGCAATTTCCCGAACGCTTCAAGCTGATTCATTTGCTAAGCCACCCCTCCGATGACTGGACGGGACGCCGGGGAAGATTGAATAATATATTGCTGGAAACCCTGCTGCCTACACTGCTCACCCATGACCGCCAACGGGCGCTTTTCTATATCTGCGGCCCGTTTGATTTCATGCGCATGGTGCAATTTACGCTGATTTTTTCCGGTATTAAACCCCACCAGATTCGGAAAGAAAACTTTGTCATTGACCCGATCACGCTTACCCCGCCCCCCGAGCTTTCCCGTGATCACCGGATTTTGCTCAAATTTCGGGGAACGGAATACGACATTGACGTTCCGGCATACAAATCCATTCTACAAGCCGCCATCGATCACGGCATTCCGTTGCCTTACAGCTGCCGGGGCGGACGCTGCTCGGCCTGCATGGCGCGCTGCCAATCGGGAAGCGTTTACATGACCATCAACGATGTGCTGACCGAACACGATCTCGCCCAGGGCTGGATACTGACCTGTACGGGCTACCCGGAAAGCGAAGGCTTAATACTGGACGTTTAA